Proteins encoded together in one Juglans regia cultivar Chandler chromosome 9, Walnut 2.0, whole genome shotgun sequence window:
- the LOC108997293 gene encoding uncharacterized protein LOC108997293: protein MAPATKQPSNDEESAILHSDELRRKKRIKWAIYITIFVVFQAIVIAVFSVTVLKVKTPKVRLGTAVTFQNVSTSTQPSASFDISFTTQVRVKNTNFGPYKYDSATAAFMYDGVTVGEVTIPKGKAGMLSTKKVSVSVNVNSKALQSTSNLGSELSSGILTLRSHAKLSGKVELMFVMKKKKSAEMNCTMGINLVSPNELRYLKCK, encoded by the coding sequence ATGGCACCAGCAACTAAGCAGCCAAGCAACGACGAAGAATCGGCGATTTTGCACTCCGATGAGCTCCGCCGGAAGAAAAGGATCAAGTGGGccatatatattactatatttgtTGTGTTTCAGGCCATAGTCATCGCTGTTTTTTCCGTCACTGTGTTGAAAGTGAAGACCCCAAAGGTGAGGTTGGGCACGGCTGTGACGTTCCAGAACGTGAGCACTAGCACTCAACCATCGGCCTCCTTTGACATAAGCTTCACAACCCAAGTTAGGGTTAAGAACACCAACTTCGGTCCCTACAAGTATGACAGCGCCACTGCCGCGTTCATGTACGACGGCGTGACGGTGGGTGAGGTTACTATTCCTAAAGGAAAGGCTGGGATGCTTTCGACTAAGAAAGTTAGTGTTAGTGTTAATGTGAATTCAAAAGCCCTGCAAAGCACATCGAATCTTGGAAGTGAGTTGAGTAGCGGGATCTTGACGCTGAGAAGCCATGCCAAGCTCAGCGGGAAAGTGGAATTGATGTTtgtgatgaagaagaagaagtccgCCGAAATGAACTGCACGATGGGCATCAATTTAGTTTCACCGAATGAGCTCCGATATTTGAAGTGCAAGTGA